The Verrucomicrobium spinosum DSM 4136 = JCM 18804 genome includes a region encoding these proteins:
- a CDS encoding NlpC/P60 family protein — protein sequence MRRLVILMTVGAVLAMALISINPVSSAMLRLALVGSIAVVWLGVLILAWPSKGFRLGWAMLPGLVALPFLLPGRKMDEVELRRRYVEALSGFEGSPYHWGGEAYRGIDCSGLPRRSLRQALMAYGTGHADGGALRMALEHWWYDASAKALSEGYRGYTVSLGRKGTVKEMDYAGLKPGDLAVTQGGAHVLVYVGGNRWIQADPGLEKVATLDGRRDENHWFGTKVTLHRWIVLADP from the coding sequence ATGAGAAGGTTGGTGATTTTGATGACGGTGGGGGCGGTGCTGGCGATGGCGTTGATCTCGATCAATCCCGTGAGCAGCGCAATGCTCCGGTTGGCGTTGGTGGGCTCTATTGCCGTGGTGTGGCTAGGAGTGCTGATCCTGGCATGGCCGAGCAAAGGGTTTCGCCTTGGCTGGGCGATGCTGCCGGGACTGGTGGCGCTGCCGTTCTTGCTGCCGGGGCGGAAGATGGACGAAGTGGAACTGCGACGACGCTATGTGGAGGCATTGTCGGGGTTCGAGGGCTCACCCTATCATTGGGGAGGGGAGGCGTATCGAGGGATTGATTGCTCGGGTCTGCCGCGCCGGTCTTTGCGCCAAGCGTTGATGGCCTATGGGACGGGGCACGCGGATGGCGGCGCGTTACGCATGGCGCTGGAGCATTGGTGGTATGACGCCAGCGCGAAGGCCTTGAGTGAAGGCTACCGGGGCTACACGGTATCACTGGGGCGCAAGGGCACCGTGAAGGAGATGGACTATGCCGGACTGAAACCGGGAGATCTGGCAGTGACTCAGGGTGGAGCTCATGTGCTTGTCTATGTGGGTGGGAATCGCTGGATCCAGGCGGACCCTGGACTGGAGAAGGTAGCGACGCTGGATGGAAGGCGGGATGAGAACCATTGGTTCGGAACCAAGGTGACGTTGCATCGATGGATCGTCTTGGCGGATCCGTAG
- a CDS encoding FkbM family methyltransferase has product MLKDVIKTMAGRLGYTISKTACRRDGGGKSAMGELKRLMNGVIEPVVFDVGGHHGMMVKAFRELLPDSRVYSFEPFHESFEVLKANVAGDSRVRVFNYGLGEEDGPRTFHVNEHEQTNSLLPTDGEGAVTWGEGLLTTQRTMTVEIRTLDAVMKELEVPRIDLLKLDVQGAEHLVMAGGRTACAMGNIQVLYSEIITRPTYQGQKRLDEALRFYHELGFDLHNFYNASLTRENQLRQVDAIFVRRGR; this is encoded by the coding sequence ATGTTGAAGGATGTGATTAAGACGATGGCGGGTCGTTTGGGCTATACGATCTCGAAGACTGCTTGTCGGCGCGATGGTGGGGGGAAGTCGGCGATGGGGGAACTGAAGCGCCTGATGAACGGGGTGATTGAGCCGGTGGTGTTTGATGTGGGGGGCCACCATGGAATGATGGTGAAGGCGTTTCGCGAGTTGTTGCCGGACAGCCGGGTGTACTCTTTTGAACCCTTCCACGAGTCGTTTGAGGTGCTTAAGGCGAACGTGGCTGGAGACTCGAGGGTTCGCGTGTTTAACTATGGTCTGGGCGAGGAGGACGGGCCCCGGACGTTCCACGTGAACGAACATGAGCAGACGAACTCACTTTTACCAACAGATGGTGAAGGGGCGGTGACCTGGGGGGAGGGGCTGCTGACGACCCAGCGGACCATGACGGTGGAGATCCGGACGCTGGATGCCGTGATGAAGGAACTGGAGGTCCCGCGGATCGATCTACTCAAACTCGACGTTCAAGGGGCGGAGCACCTGGTCATGGCGGGCGGTCGAACGGCTTGTGCAATGGGAAACATCCAGGTGCTGTACTCTGAGATCATCACCCGACCGACCTATCAGGGGCAGAAGCGGCTGGATGAAGCGCTACGGTTCTATCACGAGTTGGGTTTTGATCTGCATAACTTCTACAACGCCTCTTTGACCAGGGAGAATCAGTTGCGGCAGGTGGATGCGATTTTCGTGAGGAGGGGAAGGTAG
- a CDS encoding VOC family protein — MIIQRLDHIVLTVRDVDASCAFYARVLGMEVVTFAGGRRALKFGQQKINLHPAAAPVAPHAMHPTPGSADLCLITTSPMDVVLAHLAAQHVFVTEGPVPRTGAMGLITSVYFRDPDLNLVEVAVYGEVPS, encoded by the coding sequence ATGATCATCCAGCGCCTTGACCACATCGTGCTCACAGTGCGTGATGTTGACGCATCCTGCGCCTTCTATGCTCGCGTGCTGGGCATGGAGGTGGTGACGTTTGCTGGTGGACGTCGGGCTCTTAAGTTCGGTCAACAGAAGATCAATTTGCATCCGGCAGCCGCCCCCGTGGCTCCGCACGCCATGCATCCAACACCGGGCTCGGCCGATCTTTGTTTGATCACGACGTCACCCATGGATGTGGTGTTGGCTCATCTGGCGGCGCAGCATGTGTTTGTCACAGAGGGGCCGGTGCCGAGGACGGGTGCGATGGGGTTGATCACGTCGGTTTATTTCCGTGATCCGGATCTGAATCTGGTGGAAGTGGCGGTGTATGGGGAGGTGCCTTCCTAA
- a CDS encoding beta-ketoacyl synthase N-terminal-like domain-containing protein: MSPSSGSSTPICLTGWGAVSPAGWNATTLADAVLAGIPLPHAAERRVPEAQERKFRRVPPIPVTPEWMKLPRLRRTTSAARHAVHAAMQALGEGNLEAIRSSGRRIGTIFCTMSGCVQFSRRFYAEVLANPLLASPILFPETVYNAPASHVSSLLGSPEMNYTLVGDSAQFLAGLDLAAQWLDDGLVDACLVIAAEELDWISDEALLLFAPHGVAAEGAAAVLLEKDTSMSETPPGVTLHAVTEAFSYGQGRDRAQAAAAVRGTLEPLAEPGTVLCEGSYPDTQPGPRTRGDTTEQNLWQDWGGPRYGVKPVVGEGFAITSGWQTVLACELLQRGLASQALISAVGLTQQAMGAMLKGSLHEPLQP, from the coding sequence ATGTCCCCGTCTTCAGGTTCTTCCACACCCATCTGTCTCACCGGCTGGGGGGCCGTCTCCCCAGCGGGCTGGAACGCCACCACCCTGGCAGACGCCGTACTGGCGGGAATACCGCTGCCCCATGCCGCAGAGCGACGCGTCCCAGAGGCCCAGGAGCGGAAGTTCCGACGCGTGCCCCCCATCCCTGTCACGCCAGAATGGATGAAGCTACCCCGTCTGCGCCGCACCACCTCAGCGGCGCGCCATGCCGTGCACGCTGCCATGCAGGCTCTGGGCGAAGGCAATCTGGAGGCGATCCGCAGCAGCGGACGCCGCATTGGCACTATTTTCTGCACCATGAGCGGCTGCGTACAGTTCAGCCGCCGGTTCTACGCCGAAGTCCTGGCAAATCCCCTCCTGGCCAGCCCTATCCTCTTTCCCGAGACTGTGTACAATGCGCCAGCCAGCCATGTCTCCTCGCTGCTCGGCTCTCCAGAGATGAACTACACGCTGGTGGGAGACTCCGCCCAGTTCCTCGCTGGGCTGGATCTGGCGGCTCAGTGGCTGGATGACGGTCTGGTCGATGCCTGTCTCGTGATCGCCGCTGAGGAGCTGGACTGGATCTCTGACGAGGCACTTCTGCTCTTTGCTCCCCACGGGGTGGCCGCAGAAGGAGCCGCTGCGGTGTTGCTGGAGAAGGACACATCTATGTCGGAAACGCCCCCCGGCGTCACTCTGCACGCGGTCACCGAGGCCTTCAGCTATGGTCAAGGACGCGATCGGGCTCAAGCTGCGGCGGCTGTCCGTGGCACTCTCGAACCCCTTGCCGAGCCGGGCACGGTGTTGTGTGAAGGCTCCTACCCCGATACCCAGCCCGGCCCCCGCACCAGAGGTGATACCACCGAACAGAACCTCTGGCAGGACTGGGGCGGTCCTCGGTACGGGGTCAAGCCAGTGGTGGGAGAGGGCTTCGCCATCACCTCCGGCTGGCAGACGGTGCTCGCATGTGAGCTGCTCCAGCGGGGCCTTGCCAGCCAGGCCCTCATCAGTGCTGTGGGCCTCACCCAGCAGGCCATGGGCGCTATGCTGAAGGGTTCCCTCCATGAGCCTCTCCAGCCCTGA
- a CDS encoding beta-ketoacyl-[acyl-carrier-protein] synthase family protein: protein MPYPSSPSPGAPFRVAVTGVGIITSMGIGWRQNADGFREGRQALRPITLFDASSQRVQRAGEVVFDQPLPPTRLGRRQLARLDRASRLLIHAGTEAFAQSGWTANGDADGPPAAEIPIVLGTSAGAMAVGESYYRQKVETPGTAHSLPHKVILYQPHTQAQFLADALGVQGPVTMISNACASGANAIGHAFRLIKTGRASRAIAGGYDALAQMVFAGFDSLQALSTTLPRPFDAQRDGLALGEGAAVFTLERYEDAVSRGATILAEVTGYGAATDLHHLTQPHPQGDAALISMTRACMEADVPPSQVQYINSHGTGTPLNDVAEGMAIQRWAGPHTTGLMVSSTKGAIGHLLGGAGAVEAAICVIALREGFVPPNSPVSNPDPVCTFDLVREPRHAELDCVLTNSFGFGGANATLVLQSTPSRP, encoded by the coding sequence ATGCCGTATCCCTCCTCCCCCTCCCCCGGCGCGCCCTTTCGCGTAGCGGTCACAGGTGTGGGCATCATCACGTCCATGGGCATCGGGTGGCGCCAGAATGCCGACGGATTCCGTGAGGGGCGGCAGGCACTGCGCCCCATTACCCTCTTCGATGCCTCCAGCCAGCGGGTGCAGCGTGCCGGCGAGGTGGTTTTTGACCAACCCTTGCCTCCCACCCGGCTAGGTCGGCGGCAACTGGCCCGCTTGGATAGAGCCTCCCGCCTGCTGATTCACGCTGGCACAGAAGCTTTCGCCCAGAGTGGCTGGACAGCCAATGGTGATGCAGACGGCCCTCCTGCCGCAGAGATTCCCATTGTGCTCGGCACCAGCGCAGGTGCCATGGCGGTGGGTGAGAGCTACTATCGCCAGAAGGTGGAGACACCGGGCACGGCCCACTCGCTGCCACACAAGGTGATCCTGTACCAACCGCACACACAGGCTCAGTTCCTGGCCGATGCCCTGGGCGTCCAAGGCCCTGTGACAATGATCTCCAATGCGTGCGCGTCTGGAGCGAATGCGATTGGCCACGCCTTCCGGCTCATCAAAACGGGTCGTGCATCCAGGGCCATCGCTGGCGGCTACGACGCGCTGGCCCAGATGGTCTTTGCGGGCTTCGACTCGCTTCAAGCTCTGAGCACCACCTTACCTCGCCCTTTCGACGCCCAACGCGACGGGCTCGCCTTGGGTGAAGGCGCAGCCGTTTTCACTCTGGAGCGCTATGAAGACGCCGTGAGTCGTGGGGCCACGATCCTCGCAGAAGTCACCGGATACGGGGCGGCGACGGATCTCCACCACCTGACTCAACCCCACCCCCAGGGAGACGCAGCGCTCATCAGCATGACCCGCGCCTGCATGGAAGCCGACGTACCGCCCAGCCAGGTGCAATACATCAATTCCCACGGCACTGGCACGCCGCTCAATGATGTGGCAGAAGGCATGGCCATCCAGCGCTGGGCTGGCCCACACACTACGGGCTTGATGGTCAGCAGTACCAAGGGAGCCATCGGTCACCTCCTCGGCGGTGCAGGGGCCGTCGAGGCCGCCATCTGCGTGATCGCCTTGCGCGAAGGTTTTGTGCCGCCCAATTCGCCAGTCTCAAATCCAGACCCCGTCTGCACCTTCGATCTGGTGCGCGAGCCCCGTCATGCGGAGCTCGACTGCGTCTTGACCAATTCATTCGGCTTCGGCGGAGCCAATGCCACCCTGGTGCTCCAGAGCACCCCTTCCAGACCGTGA
- a CDS encoding M28 family peptidase, whose protein sequence is MSNSKSNRIASKVLRAVGTWGSRSPLVSLKVLCGLEKVFGDLLRSDHTPFWKAGLPALMWTGASNFRNPHYHRPSDLPEMLDYEAMADVTKMVVGYLVGAKGRSER, encoded by the coding sequence GTGAGCAACTCCAAGTCCAACCGGATCGCATCTAAAGTATTGCGGGCGGTGGGCACATGGGGCAGTCGCTCGCCCCTTGTATCGCTGAAGGTGTTGTGCGGCCTGGAGAAGGTCTTTGGCGATCTGTTGCGGAGCGACCATACTCCATTCTGGAAAGCCGGGTTGCCGGCGCTCATGTGGACAGGCGCTTCCAACTTTCGCAACCCCCACTACCATCGGCCTAGCGATCTTCCTGAAATGCTGGACTACGAAGCCATGGCGGATGTGACGAAAATGGTGGTGGGCTATTTGGTGGGTGCCAAGGGGCGCAGTGAACGCTGA
- a CDS encoding L,D-transpeptidase family protein, with product MSFLKVGSRAVLAGSSVVVLLLVWANWPASPLPKGTRADRLVVIKSQRTLTVWKHNKVLVVYLVSLGGQPVGAKSIEGDQRTPEGVYPLRQHRDHRASRRGCLSPFRIKETLSVS from the coding sequence ATGTCGTTTCTCAAAGTTGGATCGCGAGCCGTTTTGGCTGGCTCCAGCGTGGTGGTCCTCCTTCTGGTGTGGGCCAACTGGCCAGCCTCACCGTTGCCCAAGGGGACCAGGGCTGACCGGCTCGTGGTAATCAAGTCGCAACGGACGCTGACGGTGTGGAAACATAACAAGGTCTTGGTGGTGTATCTAGTGTCCTTGGGCGGACAACCAGTGGGGGCAAAGTCCATAGAAGGCGACCAGCGGACGCCAGAGGGAGTCTATCCTTTACGACAGCACCGGGATCACAGGGCAAGCCGAAGGGGCTGCCTGTCTCCCTTCCGGATCAAGGAAACTTTATCGGTCTCGTGA
- a CDS encoding DUF167 domain-containing protein has protein sequence MGDDSVNLACKVTPNARRSEIVGWGADEQGRGVLLVKLAAPALEGKANKELVRFLAEQLGCAKGEVSLLRGDASRTKLLRVPGKAYERLPSP, from the coding sequence ATGGGAGATGACTCAGTGAATCTGGCTTGCAAGGTGACGCCGAATGCGCGTCGCAGTGAGATCGTTGGCTGGGGGGCGGATGAGCAGGGGAGGGGCGTACTGTTGGTCAAACTGGCGGCTCCAGCGCTGGAGGGGAAGGCCAACAAGGAGCTGGTCCGCTTTCTGGCGGAGCAGCTGGGCTGTGCGAAGGGGGAAGTCAGCCTTTTGAGGGGGGATGCCAGCCGCACTAAACTTCTGCGGGTGCCTGGCAAGGCTTACGAGAGGCTTCCGTCCC
- a CDS encoding 3-keto-disaccharide hydrolase, which yields MNTTFLTLLSVIAMSAVALAEDGWTSMFNGKDLSGWKSNEEVPGVFTVEDGNLKVSGGRAHIFFVGADGNAKFKNFEFKAKFMTTPGANGGIYIHTAYQEKGWPEKGYECQVNATHTDRKKTGGLYAVQDVLDNAPNKDNVWSDYYIKVEGKHITIKIDGKTTVDWTQPDDWDPTKSLKGMPGRSLSEGTIAIQGHDPKSVAFYKDLEIKPLP from the coding sequence ATGAATACCACGTTTCTCACCCTCCTCAGCGTCATCGCCATGAGCGCCGTCGCCCTTGCCGAAGACGGCTGGACCAGCATGTTCAACGGCAAAGACCTCTCTGGCTGGAAATCAAACGAAGAAGTGCCCGGCGTCTTCACCGTGGAAGACGGCAATCTCAAGGTCTCCGGCGGCCGCGCCCACATCTTCTTTGTCGGTGCTGATGGCAACGCCAAGTTCAAGAACTTCGAGTTTAAGGCCAAGTTCATGACCACCCCCGGTGCCAACGGCGGCATCTACATCCACACCGCCTATCAGGAAAAGGGCTGGCCCGAAAAAGGCTATGAGTGCCAGGTGAACGCCACCCATACGGACCGCAAGAAAACGGGCGGCCTCTACGCGGTGCAGGACGTGCTCGACAACGCTCCCAACAAGGACAACGTCTGGTCGGACTACTACATCAAGGTGGAAGGCAAGCACATCACGATCAAAATCGACGGCAAAACCACCGTGGACTGGACGCAGCCCGATGACTGGGATCCTACCAAGTCCCTCAAAGGCATGCCCGGCCGCAGCCTGAGCGAAGGAACCATAGCCATCCAGGGCCACGACCCCAAGAGCGTCGCTTTCTACAAAGATCTGGAGATCAAGCCTCTCCCCTGA
- a CDS encoding phosphopantetheine-binding protein — protein sequence MADLDLDALRQQIKEAMVEELMLPQGADEIASDAAIFSPEGLGLDSVDALQLAVALEKRFGLKLADAAAAREVLRSVDTIAAAIQAK from the coding sequence ATGGCAGACCTCGACCTCGACGCCCTTCGGCAGCAAATCAAAGAAGCCATGGTGGAAGAACTCATGCTCCCCCAGGGTGCAGATGAAATCGCCAGCGATGCCGCCATCTTCAGCCCAGAGGGTCTCGGCCTCGACAGTGTGGACGCCCTTCAACTCGCCGTCGCCCTGGAGAAACGCTTCGGCCTGAAGCTCGCCGATGCCGCCGCCGCCCGCGAGGTGCTGCGCTCCGTGGACACCATCGCCGCCGCCATCCAGGCGAAGTAG
- the fabG gene encoding 3-oxoacyl-ACP reductase FabG, whose translation MPTVTLITGGNGGLGIALATAFLQAAPDNVVWLGVRNRRNKAEALAEEHPKRCHLIPLNVTVDTEWTAAISEILSASGRLDVLVNNAGHHEDALLATMSDAIWQDVLQSNLTGTFLGCRAVVKHMMGQRFGRIINISSLSALMAPAGQTNYAAAKAGIIGLTQSFAKEVARAGITVNAVCPGYIETDALVQMSPEERRAAAMRVPMRRLGKPEEVAAAVLFLASPSAAYITGAALKIDGGIL comes from the coding sequence ATGCCCACAGTCACTCTCATCACCGGCGGCAATGGCGGCCTGGGCATCGCCCTCGCCACCGCATTTCTCCAGGCCGCCCCTGACAATGTCGTCTGGCTGGGCGTTCGCAACCGCCGGAACAAAGCGGAAGCCCTCGCGGAGGAGCACCCTAAGCGCTGCCACCTCATCCCGCTAAATGTGACCGTTGATACAGAGTGGACGGCCGCCATTTCAGAGATCCTCAGCGCTTCAGGCAGGCTGGATGTACTGGTGAACAATGCCGGGCATCACGAGGATGCGCTGTTGGCCACCATGTCCGATGCCATCTGGCAGGACGTCCTGCAGAGCAACCTGACCGGCACCTTCCTGGGCTGCCGAGCCGTGGTGAAACACATGATGGGACAGCGCTTCGGCCGCATCATCAACATCTCCTCCCTCAGCGCGCTGATGGCCCCCGCAGGCCAGACCAACTATGCCGCCGCCAAGGCAGGCATCATCGGTCTCACCCAGAGCTTTGCCAAGGAAGTGGCGCGCGCCGGCATCACCGTGAATGCTGTCTGCCCGGGCTACATCGAGACCGACGCCCTGGTCCAGATGTCTCCTGAGGAGCGCCGGGCCGCCGCCATGCGGGTACCCATGCGCCGCCTGGGCAAGCCGGAAGAAGTGGCCGCCGCCGTCCTTTTCCTTGCATCCCCGTCGGCTGCCTATATCACAGGAGCCGCCCTCAAGATCGACGGTGGCATCCTCTGA
- the rimO gene encoding 30S ribosomal protein S12 methylthiotransferase RimO encodes MTKVGLVSLGCAKNLIDSEIMIGHLQQAGMAMTPQAEEADVLIINTCSFIDMAKKESIASVHEAVDGRAEGGKVRAKQKIIVAGCMAQRFAQELPNLMPEVDAFIGLDQLTKVAPIIEGLMGKKREEDEAPENHVTEKPQYIPDYDTPRFRLTPKHTAYIKIAEGCNHPCSFCIIPKIRGKHRSRTQESVVFEAKALIKSGVKEINLISQDTTYFGMDKWEGQRPNPRSGVDSSRGESLATLIRELNALEGDFWIRLLYTHPAHWSDELIQAVAECEKVVKYVDIPLQHISDNMLTLMKRETNGAYIRELIQRMRAGIPGIAIRTTFIVGFPGETEADFEELVQFIEETKFERAGVFNYSREEGTRADKMEGHLHHSTRKRRWNEAMRVLQHRAEEFNASQLGKTYRVLVENPGEGRSYMDSIDIDGVVFVDPALPVGEFAEVTISDWRGYDLVAHGGLNGRDGGREAFRERVPKMAQ; translated from the coding sequence ATGACCAAAGTCGGCCTCGTTTCCCTCGGATGTGCGAAGAATCTCATTGATTCTGAGATCATGATTGGGCACCTGCAGCAGGCAGGGATGGCCATGACGCCGCAGGCGGAAGAAGCAGACGTGCTGATCATCAACACTTGCTCCTTCATCGATATGGCCAAGAAGGAGAGCATCGCCAGTGTGCATGAGGCCGTGGACGGCCGTGCGGAGGGCGGAAAAGTCCGGGCCAAGCAGAAGATCATCGTGGCGGGGTGCATGGCCCAGCGATTCGCCCAGGAACTGCCGAACCTCATGCCTGAGGTGGATGCCTTCATCGGTCTGGACCAGCTCACGAAGGTGGCTCCCATCATCGAGGGGCTCATGGGCAAGAAGCGCGAGGAGGACGAGGCCCCGGAAAACCATGTCACGGAGAAGCCGCAGTACATCCCGGACTACGACACCCCGCGCTTCCGCCTCACGCCGAAACACACTGCGTACATCAAGATCGCTGAGGGGTGCAACCACCCCTGCTCCTTCTGCATCATCCCGAAGATCCGCGGAAAGCACCGCAGCCGCACGCAGGAGAGCGTGGTCTTCGAGGCCAAGGCGCTCATCAAGAGCGGGGTGAAGGAGATCAACCTGATCTCCCAGGACACGACCTACTTTGGCATGGACAAGTGGGAAGGGCAGCGCCCGAACCCGCGCAGCGGCGTGGACAGCAGCCGCGGCGAGAGTCTTGCCACGTTGATCCGGGAGCTGAATGCCCTGGAGGGCGACTTCTGGATCCGCCTGCTCTACACGCACCCGGCGCACTGGAGTGACGAGCTCATCCAGGCCGTGGCAGAGTGCGAAAAGGTGGTGAAGTACGTGGACATCCCGCTCCAGCACATCAGCGACAACATGCTGACGCTGATGAAGCGTGAGACCAATGGTGCGTACATTCGCGAACTCATCCAGCGCATGCGCGCGGGCATTCCAGGTATCGCGATCCGTACCACATTCATCGTCGGCTTCCCCGGAGAGACGGAGGCGGACTTCGAGGAGCTCGTCCAATTCATTGAGGAAACGAAGTTCGAGCGGGCCGGTGTGTTCAACTACTCCCGTGAAGAAGGAACGCGTGCCGACAAAATGGAAGGCCATCTGCACCACTCCACCCGCAAGCGTCGCTGGAATGAAGCCATGCGTGTCTTGCAGCATCGGGCAGAGGAGTTCAACGCCAGCCAGTTGGGCAAAACTTACCGCGTCCTGGTGGAGAATCCCGGCGAAGGCCGCTCCTACATGGATTCCATCGATATCGATGGCGTTGTATTTGTGGATCCGGCACTCCCGGTGGGTGAGTTCGCGGAGGTGACGATTTCCGACTGGCGCGGCTACGACCTCGTGGCGCACGGCGGTCTCAATGGGCGTGACGGAGGCCGTGAGGCCTTCCGTGAGCGGGTGCCGAAGATGGCTCAGTAG
- a CDS encoding class I adenylate-forming enzyme family protein — MPTLYDLWLQTLNRHADAVAVRDAATGEQWTFSALHEEVAMLPPLTPRQVHVATVRGVGGARQLVLECLRAWRDDAVLCPVELDTPPLLAEAASQRVCFPPEICHIKFTSGSTGQPRGVLFRGDQLAADGENIRQTMGLDVSCPNLAVISLAHSYGFSNLILPLLLQGHPMVLVPDPMPSSKRQAHALGIRYTVPAVPAMWRAWHQAGLLKDAPIALAISAGAPLPLQLEEEVFAQAGIKIHNFYGSSECGGIAYDASPEPRSDASYAGQAMHGAGLTLGEDGCLCVHSPAVGEGYWPAETEDRATLGGGKFRTCDVVDLNVETGGVTMRGRLSDTINVAGRKLNPAEVEAALLTCDGVRHCVVFGVPSADEVRCEETVACVNVDASAGVRQEDLVRWMGERLPGWQRPRRYWLRQDLVPNARGKLSRAEWKGKFLETGWAGLLKD, encoded by the coding sequence ATGCCCACTCTCTACGACCTCTGGCTGCAGACTCTGAACCGGCACGCCGATGCTGTGGCGGTGAGGGACGCAGCCACGGGAGAGCAGTGGACCTTCTCTGCTCTGCATGAAGAGGTTGCCATGTTGCCCCCACTCACGCCCAGGCAGGTCCATGTGGCCACCGTCCGTGGGGTGGGCGGGGCGCGACAACTCGTGCTGGAGTGCCTGCGGGCGTGGAGAGACGATGCGGTCCTCTGCCCGGTGGAGCTGGATACTCCGCCCCTCTTGGCGGAGGCTGCGAGTCAGCGGGTGTGCTTCCCGCCAGAGATCTGCCACATCAAGTTCACCTCTGGTTCCACGGGGCAGCCTCGGGGGGTGCTCTTTCGCGGCGACCAGCTGGCGGCGGACGGGGAAAACATCCGACAGACCATGGGTCTGGACGTCTCATGCCCAAATCTGGCTGTGATCTCCCTCGCCCATAGCTACGGATTTTCCAACCTGATCCTGCCGCTGCTTCTCCAGGGGCACCCCATGGTGCTGGTGCCGGATCCCATGCCATCATCCAAAAGGCAGGCACACGCATTGGGCATTCGCTACACAGTGCCCGCTGTCCCTGCCATGTGGCGGGCCTGGCACCAGGCGGGATTGTTGAAGGATGCGCCCATTGCCCTGGCCATCTCGGCAGGGGCTCCTTTGCCCCTCCAGCTGGAGGAGGAGGTCTTTGCGCAGGCCGGGATCAAGATCCACAACTTCTACGGCTCCAGCGAGTGCGGCGGCATTGCCTATGATGCCAGCCCCGAACCGCGGAGCGATGCCAGCTACGCCGGCCAGGCCATGCACGGGGCGGGGCTGACGCTGGGGGAGGACGGGTGCCTATGTGTGCACAGTCCGGCGGTGGGGGAGGGCTATTGGCCTGCGGAAACCGAGGATCGTGCAACCTTGGGGGGCGGGAAGTTTCGCACCTGTGATGTGGTGGACCTTAATGTCGAGACCGGTGGAGTGACCATGCGGGGACGCCTCAGTGACACCATCAATGTCGCAGGCAGAAAGCTGAACCCTGCCGAGGTGGAGGCGGCCCTGCTCACGTGCGACGGTGTCCGCCACTGCGTCGTCTTCGGCGTGCCCAGCGCGGACGAGGTGCGGTGCGAGGAAACGGTGGCCTGTGTGAATGTGGACGCTTCCGCCGGAGTCCGGCAGGAGGACTTGGTGCGCTGGATGGGGGAACGTCTTCCAGGCTGGCAGCGCCCCCGTCGGTACTGGCTGCGGCAGGACCTCGTGCCGAACGCGCGCGGCAAGCTTTCCCGGGCGGAATGGAAGGGGAAGTTCCTGGAGACGGGATGGGCCGGATTGTTGAAGGACTGA